The Desulfobacterales bacterium genome window below encodes:
- a CDS encoding glycosyltransferase family 4 protein, translated as MSDFRCRWIYWKPLRWLQLLQEIRRVVRKNAATGMDLWFTYHSYYKAPDLLGMAAAQRMDIPYVIFQGIYSTKRQRAWKTCPGFYLNRRTLCAARHIFTNKKRDLLNLKRLIPEQKITYIAPGLIPDDFSFDAAARAELRRALNLGDDPVVFTAAMFRPDVKTEGLTWVIRTCGELYRQGHPLWLVIAGDGKEKEKLKQLADQYLPQRVHFVGRIERKEMYRYYSVGDLFVFPGIRESLGMVFLEAQACGLPVVAFENAGVPEAVQNGKTGLLVPMYASGPFAEAISRLIKDAQLRRQMGNAAQSYVWQNHDLNKNYQKMEGVLKTLIQAADQTH; from the coding sequence ATGAGTGATTTTCGGTGCCGCTGGATTTACTGGAAACCGTTGCGCTGGCTGCAGCTGCTGCAGGAGATCCGACGGGTGGTGCGAAAAAACGCCGCAACCGGCATGGACCTGTGGTTTACCTACCACAGCTATTACAAAGCCCCGGATCTTTTGGGAATGGCGGCTGCTCAACGGATGGATATCCCCTATGTTATATTTCAGGGTATTTATTCCACCAAACGACAGCGCGCCTGGAAAACCTGCCCCGGATTTTACCTGAACCGGCGCACGTTGTGCGCTGCACGACATATTTTCACCAATAAAAAGCGTGATTTGCTCAATTTGAAACGTCTTATACCCGAGCAAAAAATTACCTATATTGCACCGGGTCTGATACCGGATGATTTTTCCTTTGATGCCGCTGCCAGAGCAGAACTCAGGCGCGCATTGAATCTTGGTGACGACCCGGTGGTATTTACGGCCGCCATGTTCCGGCCGGATGTCAAAACCGAAGGCCTGACCTGGGTGATTCGGACCTGCGGTGAACTTTACCGGCAGGGCCATCCGCTGTGGCTGGTTATCGCCGGAGATGGTAAAGAAAAGGAAAAATTAAAACAGCTTGCCGATCAATATTTGCCGCAGCGCGTTCATTTTGTCGGCCGCATCGAGCGCAAAGAGATGTACCGCTATTACAGCGTCGGCGATCTGTTTGTTTTTCCAGGGATCCGGGAATCGTTGGGCATGGTTTTTCTTGAAGCGCAGGCCTGCGGGCTTCCGGTGGTGGCCTTTGAAAATGCCGGTGTTCCGGAAGCGGTTCAAAACGGAAAAACCGGATTGCTGGTGCCCATGTATGCCAGCGGCCCGTTTGCCGAAGCCATCAGCCGGCTCATAAAAGATGCCCAGCTGCGCCGTCAGATGGGCAATGCCGCGCAATCGTATGTTTGGCAAAATCATGATCTGAATAAAAACTACCAGAAAATGGAAGGCGTGCTGAAAACCCTGATTCAAGCCGCTGATCAAACCCATTGA
- a CDS encoding histidine phosphatase family protein encodes MDNRSITRLGLIRHAETAWNREGRIQGHQDSPLTEKGKKDADRWGLELSRIPWDRMIISDLGRAIDTAAIINHHLQVPFEADPRLREQDWGDWTAKPAEKIKTEELPKLAESQRSGWQFCPPQGEDRISVWQRSHNALVDAARRWPGSAILVVTHEGVIRNVIYRLCNRPYEPGEASLIESRHLHWLVIHNSGLQLDQINALTLPK; translated from the coding sequence ATGGATAACCGTAGCATAACGCGTCTGGGGCTCATACGACATGCTGAAACTGCCTGGAATCGGGAAGGCAGGATTCAGGGTCATCAGGATTCACCGCTGACGGAAAAGGGAAAAAAGGATGCCGATCGCTGGGGTTTAGAGTTAAGCCGCATTCCCTGGGACCGTATGATTATCAGTGATCTGGGCCGTGCTATTGATACGGCTGCCATCATCAATCATCACCTGCAGGTTCCTTTTGAGGCCGATCCGCGGCTCAGGGAACAGGATTGGGGCGATTGGACTGCCAAACCGGCTGAGAAAATAAAAACTGAAGAATTGCCAAAGCTGGCTGAATCCCAAAGAAGCGGCTGGCAGTTTTGTCCGCCGCAAGGCGAGGATCGCATCAGTGTGTGGCAAAGAAGCCATAATGCCCTGGTGGATGCGGCCCGCAGATGGCCCGGCAGCGCCATTCTGGTAGTCACCCACGAAGGGGTCATTAGAAATGTGATTTATCGTCTGTGCAACCGGCCCTATGAACCCGGTGAAGCGTCACTGATTGAATCCCGGCATTTACACTGGCTGGTTATCCATAACAGCGGCCTGCAACTGGATCAGATCAACGCCCTGACGTTACCGAAATAA
- a CDS encoding polysaccharide deacetylase family protein produces MEILTIHDIRKAYFDLDLDVYQLTFDDGLFSQYYYFQLFKDHPVTLTYFITTSFIKPGTARPVFGGQYLPYIKSKKYMFRTFAEGRFDHFMNLAELQKISRQPNVEIGAHSHFHDVILTRTQPHKRKALSPWKLERIPAAKAMDREAFSIRSKLAFKGFELDGEKVIIRSQTAWEDYIKYDTELCLRWFDQNLNMQPKSYGFPFNEYSDTYVRILKSFGFEQFFAARPKNKAEITGRIDIDSLIK; encoded by the coding sequence ATGGAAATTCTAACGATTCACGACATCCGTAAAGCCTATTTTGACCTGGATCTGGACGTCTACCAGCTGACCTTTGATGATGGCCTTTTTTCCCAGTATTATTATTTTCAATTGTTTAAAGATCATCCCGTAACGCTGACCTATTTTATTACCACATCATTCATAAAACCCGGTACCGCCAGGCCCGTTTTTGGCGGTCAGTATCTGCCCTATATCAAATCCAAAAAATATATGTTCCGCACCTTTGCCGAGGGCCGCTTTGATCACTTTATGAACCTGGCCGAATTGCAGAAAATCAGCCGGCAGCCAAATGTTGAAATCGGGGCCCACAGCCATTTTCATGATGTGATTCTAACCCGCACCCAGCCACATAAGCGCAAAGCATTAAGCCCCTGGAAGCTTGAACGTATTCCCGCCGCGAAAGCCATGGACCGTGAAGCGTTCAGCATCCGCTCCAAACTGGCGTTCAAAGGCTTTGAACTGGATGGTGAAAAAGTGATTATCAGATCCCAGACCGCCTGGGAGGATTATATCAAATATGATACCGAACTTTGTCTGCGCTGGTTTGATCAGAATTTAAACATGCAGCCCAAAAGCTACGGCTTTCCTTTCAATGAGTACAGCGACACATATGTTCGCATTTTGAAATCCTTTGGCTTCGAGCAGTTTTTTGCTGCCCGGCCCAAGAATAAAGCGGAAATTACCGGCCGAATTGATATTGATAGTTTAATTAAATAG